A genomic segment from Anaerobaca lacustris encodes:
- a CDS encoding heparinase II/III domain-containing protein, which produces MKFAAAVSPHPRWTLALCCWTALAATAWAADAPALRKPVRINMAEAIIEPFWVPELSGFGKWTVDSGTGHGLRIRQNWSAVDFEWASKPAAGPALRMSRDFHVDCSGYDRLLVRLSPPRGCVLRVTVATDKGPRTFVSELATENRAEYALDLHGASRIETITLELEAGAEGGAAGWLRWIGLQDTERLAQYFDQWDYSGLQWDAYLKGPDASLRFEPRYDIFLTSEELASLRAEHERLVAESGESEFTRRAAAARQYQPEKGISEFVGSGGRTSAHSRVRDRSRPRLQGHPDLAVAGLVLRDAETLRMAGRYALSLAMSEHWDTGFMSVLPGSAWEDRAFRRSYTATDIARILDLAGEVFTDAGRTYLMRRLAEEGIGPINYVAWRHEYIFHCNQLAYFNTGRMYAYLVLEREWLRVKPYTDLALRDAIDNLESVIEPDGGSLEGPSYLNPTIRENYNAMKHYARARGRNVADLVPPVVRLTADYAAVIASTTGDDVIAVCDSGAMFREDTLRILTELIPDSYWTTLYHKKQVTSGILPSVDPGPPLPAYIELPEIGYIASTRSLCGEQVKVFIMGNQANAGHTHEDKGSFVLEYAGQAFAMDLGICDYEDPIHAVYKHCQRHNMLVPVGMAERAAPLNPLPFDVKPTGKGNERSFGARIDATPGWSGYYTRWVRTWDSPSPDVLTIRDEYELAKGDAIEFYWQTNLPAEQTAGGVMIRGDRGFATLSVPSDCTIRIERLPLAEGAEHNRIAIHKPGASGILEVTVSLRPAPSEGSRR; this is translated from the coding sequence ATGAAGTTTGCCGCCGCTGTGTCGCCCCATCCGCGATGGACTCTGGCGCTCTGCTGTTGGACGGCTTTGGCCGCCACCGCATGGGCGGCCGATGCACCTGCGCTGCGCAAGCCGGTTCGGATCAACATGGCCGAGGCGATTATCGAACCGTTCTGGGTGCCGGAACTGAGTGGATTTGGCAAGTGGACGGTCGATTCGGGGACCGGTCACGGCTTGCGGATTCGGCAGAACTGGAGCGCGGTCGATTTTGAGTGGGCGTCCAAGCCGGCGGCCGGTCCGGCGTTGCGCATGAGCCGCGACTTTCATGTCGATTGTTCCGGCTATGATCGCTTGCTGGTCCGCCTGTCCCCTCCGAGGGGCTGTGTCCTTCGCGTGACCGTAGCAACGGACAAAGGCCCGCGCACGTTCGTCTCCGAGCTGGCCACGGAGAATCGCGCCGAGTATGCGCTGGACCTGCACGGGGCCAGCCGGATCGAGACGATCACGCTGGAACTCGAAGCGGGCGCCGAGGGCGGCGCCGCCGGCTGGCTGCGCTGGATCGGACTCCAGGATACGGAGCGGCTCGCGCAGTATTTCGATCAGTGGGACTACTCCGGCCTGCAATGGGACGCCTATTTGAAGGGGCCCGATGCGAGCTTGCGCTTCGAGCCTCGCTATGACATCTTCCTGACCTCGGAGGAACTCGCGAGCTTGCGGGCCGAACACGAACGGCTGGTGGCAGAGAGCGGTGAGTCAGAGTTCACGCGACGCGCAGCCGCAGCGCGGCAGTATCAGCCGGAGAAGGGGATCAGTGAATTCGTCGGCAGCGGCGGACGGACCAGCGCCCACAGCCGCGTCCGCGACCGATCTCGGCCTCGCCTGCAAGGCCATCCCGACCTCGCGGTCGCCGGGCTTGTCCTGCGCGATGCCGAGACGCTGCGAATGGCCGGTCGCTATGCGTTGTCTCTGGCCATGAGCGAGCACTGGGACACGGGCTTCATGTCCGTCCTGCCCGGCAGCGCGTGGGAGGATCGGGCGTTTCGCCGCTCGTATACCGCCACCGACATCGCCAGGATTCTCGATCTGGCAGGCGAGGTCTTCACCGACGCCGGCCGGACCTATCTGATGCGCCGGCTCGCCGAGGAAGGAATCGGCCCGATCAATTACGTTGCCTGGCGACACGAGTACATCTTCCACTGCAACCAGCTCGCCTATTTCAACACGGGCCGGATGTACGCCTATCTCGTGCTGGAGCGCGAGTGGCTCCGCGTTAAGCCCTACACGGACCTTGCCCTTCGCGATGCGATCGACAATCTCGAAAGCGTCATCGAGCCCGACGGCGGCTCGCTCGAAGGTCCCAGCTATCTGAACCCCACCATCCGAGAGAACTACAACGCGATGAAGCACTACGCGCGGGCCCGGGGCCGCAATGTGGCCGACCTCGTCCCGCCGGTCGTCAGGTTGACGGCCGACTACGCCGCTGTTATCGCTTCCACCACGGGCGACGACGTGATCGCGGTCTGCGATTCGGGCGCGATGTTCCGCGAGGACACGCTCCGCATTCTGACGGAATTGATCCCCGACAGCTACTGGACCACGCTCTATCACAAGAAGCAAGTGACCAGCGGCATCTTACCATCCGTGGATCCGGGACCACCCTTGCCGGCATATATCGAGCTGCCCGAGATCGGCTACATCGCTTCGACGCGGTCGCTTTGCGGCGAGCAGGTCAAAGTCTTCATCATGGGCAACCAGGCCAACGCCGGCCACACGCACGAGGACAAGGGCAGCTTCGTGCTCGAATACGCCGGCCAGGCCTTCGCGATGGATCTGGGGATCTGCGACTACGAAGACCCGATCCATGCGGTGTACAAGCATTGCCAGCGTCACAACATGCTCGTGCCGGTGGGGATGGCCGAGCGTGCGGCGCCGCTGAACCCGCTGCCGTTCGACGTCAAGCCGACGGGCAAGGGCAACGAGCGGTCGTTCGGCGCGCGGATCGATGCGACCCCCGGCTGGAGCGGGTATTACACCCGATGGGTCCGCACCTGGGATTCGCCGTCACCCGATGTCCTGACGATTCGCGACGAGTACGAACTGGCCAAGGGCGACGCCATCGAGTTCTACTGGCAGACGAACCTGCCCGCCGAGCAAACGGCAGGGGGCGTCATGATTCGCGGCGACCGAGGCTTTGCGACCCTGTCGGTCCCGAGTGATTGCACCATCCGCATCGAACGCCTGCCTCTGGCCGAAGGCGCCGAACACAACCGCATCGCCATCCACAAGCCCGGCGCCTCCGGGATACTGGAAGTGACCGTGAGCCTGCGTCCTGCGCCAAGTGAAGGATCACGGCGATAG